From the genome of Rhizobium sp. NXC24, one region includes:
- a CDS encoding AAA family ATPase — translation MTFTFNVPGLSDQLYVIELEPGSSTFFVGANGSGKTRLAAQAESQWGSNAHRISAHRALILNTHIAKISEGKALAGLRYGYPDAGPGQGTNYRPSSRWGNEAATRLLNDFDFLVQVLFADQSNIALKTHDAAHAGALGTPEKTKLQKLRAVWDRVLPHRTLEITGDNIKAVTAGHPAYDAGQMSDGERAVFYLLGQVLVAEPNSVLIFDEPELHVHRAILSRLWDEAEAARPDCAFLVITHDLEFAASRPGQKFVIRRYQPPGNWELDLVPEGTGFDEAVATLILGSRKPILFVEGTGSSLDLAIYRACYPDWTVVPRGACENVIHAVATMRHNASLTRITCSGVVDADDYSEEDKATLSELGVATLPVSEIENLFLLPSVATAILEEEKFEGAELQSRLDALKQDVLAEVNKPGSIDNVVLRYCRRRIDRTLKKIDLTEASTAESLA, via the coding sequence ATGACATTTACGTTCAACGTTCCTGGTTTGTCGGACCAGCTTTACGTTATTGAGCTGGAGCCCGGCTCTTCAACTTTTTTTGTCGGCGCGAACGGAAGTGGAAAGACGCGCCTAGCAGCCCAAGCTGAAAGTCAGTGGGGGTCAAACGCTCACCGCATCTCGGCTCACCGGGCTTTGATTTTGAATACGCACATTGCGAAAATCAGCGAGGGAAAGGCTCTCGCAGGTTTACGCTATGGATACCCGGACGCAGGTCCTGGACAAGGTACCAATTATCGGCCAAGCAGCAGGTGGGGAAACGAGGCAGCAACACGGCTTCTCAACGATTTCGACTTTCTCGTCCAAGTTCTCTTTGCGGATCAATCCAACATCGCGCTAAAAACGCACGATGCGGCTCATGCTGGGGCCCTTGGCACACCAGAAAAAACAAAATTGCAGAAGCTTCGTGCCGTATGGGACAGGGTGTTGCCGCACCGTACTCTCGAAATCACGGGAGACAACATCAAGGCGGTCACGGCAGGTCATCCCGCATACGATGCGGGACAAATGAGCGACGGTGAGCGCGCCGTTTTCTATTTACTCGGTCAGGTCTTGGTTGCTGAACCGAACTCTGTCCTCATCTTTGATGAACCCGAACTCCACGTTCATCGCGCTATCCTTAGCAGGCTTTGGGACGAGGCTGAGGCTGCGCGCCCTGACTGCGCCTTTCTTGTGATTACTCATGATCTGGAGTTCGCAGCATCGCGGCCAGGCCAAAAATTCGTTATCCGCCGCTATCAGCCCCCTGGTAATTGGGAACTGGACCTGGTGCCTGAAGGCACCGGCTTCGATGAAGCCGTCGCCACCCTCATTCTCGGTAGCCGCAAGCCAATTTTGTTTGTGGAGGGTACCGGCTCAAGCCTCGACCTCGCAATCTATCGAGCCTGCTATCCGGATTGGACCGTGGTGCCGCGAGGTGCTTGCGAGAACGTTATCCACGCGGTCGCCACCATGCGACATAACGCGAGTTTAACCCGGATCACCTGCTCGGGCGTCGTTGATGCGGATGATTATAGCGAGGAGGACAAGGCAACGCTGAGTGAGCTAGGCGTTGCCACGCTGCCGGTGTCGGAGATCGAGAATTTGTTTCTACTGCCGAGCGTTGCCACCGCCATCCTAGAAGAGGAGAAGTTTGAAGGCGCGGAATTGCAGTCCAGGCTGGATGCACTGAAACAGGACGTGCTGGCAGAGGTTAATAAACCTGGCTCAATCGACAATGTCGTACTGCGCTACTGCCGCCGTCGGATCGACCGCACACTGAAAAAGATTGATCTAACGGAAGCCTCGACTGCGGAAAGCTTGGCGTAG
- a CDS encoding transposase — protein sequence MADDGFVGRYEVVEPRRGNRRWPDDVKARIVAESLEPGVRVVDVARRHDVVAHQLSLWRRQVREGILALPFETMSGQSESGDAEPAFVPLAIAAEPSEAVNVLAPPLPATVSSVLTLEIGPDVVMRVPGDVPVERVAALVRAMRGTA from the coding sequence ATGGCAGATGATGGATTTGTTGGTCGGTACGAAGTTGTCGAGCCGCGCCGCGGAAACCGGCGTTGGCCGGATGATGTGAAGGCGCGGATCGTGGCGGAAAGCCTTGAGCCTGGTGTTCGTGTTGTTGATGTCGCGCGCCGTCATGACGTTGTTGCGCACCAGCTTTCCTTGTGGCGCCGGCAAGTGCGCGAGGGCATTCTGGCGTTGCCTTTTGAGACTATGTCGGGCCAGTCGGAGAGCGGCGATGCCGAGCCTGCATTTGTGCCTTTGGCGATTGCGGCAGAGCCGAGCGAGGCTGTGAATGTTTTGGCGCCGCCGCTGCCGGCGACGGTTTCGTCGGTCTTGACGTTGGAGATCGGCCCGGATGTTGTGATGCGGGTTCCCGGCGATGTGCCGGTTGAACGTGTGGCGGCTCTGGTGCGAGCCATGCGAGGGACGGCATGA
- the tnpB gene encoding IS66 family insertion sequence element accessory protein TnpB (TnpB, as the term is used for proteins encoded by IS66 family insertion elements, is considered an accessory protein, since TnpC, encoded by a neighboring gene, is a DDE family transposase.): MIVAGQRLPILIATRPVDFRCGHQALALMVQTELKLDPHSGVTVIFRSKRGDRLKILVWDGTGMVLTYKILEHGNFAWPKVQDGTMRLSRGQYEALFEGLDWRRVMAQRVTAPTAAG; the protein is encoded by the coding sequence ATGATCGTCGCGGGCCAACGCCTGCCGATTCTGATTGCAACGCGGCCGGTGGACTTCCGCTGTGGGCATCAGGCGCTGGCTCTGATGGTGCAGACCGAGTTGAAGCTCGATCCGCATTCCGGGGTGACGGTGATCTTCCGGTCGAAGCGCGGGGATCGCCTGAAAATCCTGGTATGGGATGGCACCGGAATGGTGCTAACCTACAAAATTCTCGAACATGGAAACTTTGCCTGGCCCAAGGTTCAGGATGGGACGATGCGTCTTTCCAGGGGTCAATACGAAGCCTTATTCGAAGGGCTTGATTGGCGACGGGTCATGGCGCAACGGGTAACAGCGCCGACTGCGGCAGGATGA
- the ltrA gene encoding group II intron reverse transcriptase/maturase, which translates to MHHLIDLDWMFEAWALTRKDGAAGIDGRTAADYEKDLGANLESLRTRMMSGSYRAPPVRRHYIPKVDGSLRPLGIPTFEDKVAQRAIVMLLEPIYEEDFLDCSFGFRPERSAHEAIRTLRDGIMETGQRWVIDADISKYFDSIDHGHLRSFLELRIRDGVIRRMIDKWLNAGVLDQGILSRSVAGTPQGGVISPLLANIFLHHVLDRWFVEVAKPRLKRRCQMVRYADDFVMSFEDHLDGRRMLAVLGKRFERYGLRLHPDKTRYVDFRFRRPHGRHPATSATSFNFLGFTHVWGQSRKGKPVVRQITAKDRFARALRAAREWCIKHLHLSLTVQHRHLARMMQGHYAYYGITGNGRRLKWYHHQVERIWKSGLSRRGRSGKPNWSRMAQVLDRFPLPPTRIVHQWSRI; encoded by the coding sequence TTGCACCATCTGATTGACCTCGACTGGATGTTCGAGGCGTGGGCTCTGACGCGCAAGGATGGCGCGGCGGGCATCGACGGGCGCACGGCCGCCGACTATGAGAAGGATCTCGGGGCTAATCTTGAAAGCCTCCGGACCCGGATGATGTCGGGCAGCTACCGCGCGCCCCCGGTGCGACGCCACTACATCCCCAAGGTCGATGGGTCTCTGCGACCTCTGGGTATCCCAACCTTCGAGGATAAGGTGGCGCAACGGGCAATCGTGATGCTGCTGGAACCGATCTACGAGGAGGACTTTCTGGACTGCTCGTTTGGGTTCCGGCCGGAACGGTCGGCGCATGAGGCCATCCGCACATTGCGCGATGGCATCATGGAGACTGGTCAGCGCTGGGTGATTGATGCGGATATCTCGAAGTATTTCGACAGCATCGACCACGGGCATCTGCGCAGCTTCCTCGAACTGAGGATCAGAGACGGCGTCATCAGACGTATGATTGACAAGTGGTTGAACGCAGGGGTGCTCGACCAGGGCATCCTGAGCCGATCGGTAGCTGGAACTCCACAAGGCGGAGTGATCAGTCCACTTCTCGCGAACATCTTTCTGCACCACGTGCTGGATAGATGGTTCGTGGAGGTGGCGAAGCCTCGCCTAAAACGGAGGTGCCAGATGGTGCGGTACGCTGACGACTTCGTCATGAGCTTCGAGGATCACCTGGACGGCCGGCGCATGCTGGCCGTGCTGGGCAAGCGTTTTGAGCGGTATGGGCTCCGGCTCCATCCCGACAAGACGCGCTATGTGGACTTCCGTTTCCGGCGCCCGCACGGGCGGCACCCTGCAACAAGCGCCACCAGTTTCAACTTTCTCGGTTTCACCCATGTCTGGGGCCAGTCGCGGAAGGGGAAGCCGGTGGTGCGGCAGATCACGGCCAAGGATCGGTTTGCGCGGGCCTTACGGGCAGCCAGGGAGTGGTGCATCAAACACCTACACCTGTCGCTCACGGTCCAGCACCGACATCTGGCCCGGATGATGCAAGGCCACTACGCCTATTACGGGATCACGGGCAACGGACGGCGTCTGAAGTGGTACCACCATCAGGTCGAACGCATCTGGAAAAGCGGGCTCTCGCGCCGCGGCCGATCCGGAAAGCCGAACTGGAGCCGGATGGCGCAGGTTCTGGACCGATTTCCCCTGCCGCCGACCCGGATCGTACATCAATGGAGCCGTATCTGA
- a CDS encoding DUF3320 domain-containing protein, protein MDTLATGNTLRDQLLADRKNLLDLGTRNRLIHLPLRSKNNRIVEIVDEKSVEVCRMLSEGRGMTFLPGVKLTEEEKKELGLDGDDMVGGIPQPDDQDLDEKGIARRHTDSRLQTRLTSEGLQKRLFDIWYDSRTLEEEQGVNILYLAIGLLRWFEDDKSDVERNAPLILLPVKLERTSASERFTLKGRGEAPSTNLSLQEKLNGEFGIKLPDLPDDDDLNVEKYLQVVSEAVSAKSRWNVMADAIVLGFFSFSKFLMYRDLDPENWPSGDKLDEHPVVAGLLRDGFPYRDSIVPETGRIDEEITPERISHVVDADSSQSIVIEEATRGHHLVVKGPPGTGKSQTITNIIASAAAEGKRVLFVAEKMAALEVVHRRLRDSGLGALTFELHSNKANKKGVLEELRKTKELVTRQPKSDVTVIERLKDIQATLNGHADLMHIRQDPSGLTPFALIGHLMRTRDHGIEGFNLKDPHTWTPADFLKRVDCCDELADRLRTTGAPPDHPWYGVQRDALMPEDIDRLSKDVGALHDELGALMEACETTRAILELRSPSTLDDIGLLMKISEAAVTFPGDRSKMIDANWDDPAAVAELVNEGQKLREIVGKIDATFSEAAWDANPAETRSAIAAHGASLFRFLNGGYRSQLSVLRSYMKADLPKGQKARLDAIDLLMAGQKRRKAIVAHSELGKSVFGNDWKGEASDWSKLSRIVSWDMQYRPVLDAEARTRIAKVSDIAALKNSLLALDVHYREVVRQWGELVQFIDLNELHAIGSNELAKAPLETIRAKVDAWHANVESITKWISFVDRCHHASSLGLQEIVVATTAGRLDAASLRPSMERAYYQAIRNAFFEKMPELKRFDGDLHSRTVGKFRELEAARVSLTREKIVTRHAEELPRGNAGIGPLGVLNAELAKKKNHLPIRMLLERAGPAIQQIKPIFMMSPLSVAQFLKPGAVAFDLLVIDEASQVEPVDALGAIARAKQVVIVGDERQLPPTRFFAKLTTDINEADEDAEDVTLRARDAESILDLCLAKGMPDRMLRWHYRSKHQSLIAVSNREFYDNRLFIVPSPYDAIAGMGLRFNYLPNAHYDRGNTRTNPIEARTVAEAVIAHARSNPGQSLGVATFSVAQRQAVLKELELLRRQNPDVEDFFNKVSTEPFFVKNLENIQGDERDVIFISVGYGRTQQGYMSMSFGPLNSDGGERRLNVLISRAKLRCEVFSSIIGDDIDLERVRSRGVVAFKLFLTFAQTGKFGIAEATGNDADSVFEEQVGDRLRSLGYDVKNQIGSAGFFVDLAISDAEKPGRFVLGIECDGYQYHSSRSARDRDRLRQNVLESHGWIIHRIWSTDWYLRPQDELNKVVAAIESAKGEWRARDEDLARPKQAVPLHFTAEEREDVDVVTAHAAPERKQISIPYEEAKIAVRRDCEPHEVSVGEMARYVTSVVVAECPIHNSEVVVRIRSAWGLARAGNRIRDAVEAGLSAAVRSGSIVGHDGFYTVANKEILIRDRSDASLSVRRPEALPPTEIAAAAIAVLKENFGASKDQLVLLGCSASYRPALN, encoded by the coding sequence ATGGATACTTTGGCGACTGGAAACACGCTTCGCGATCAGCTTTTGGCAGATCGGAAGAACCTTCTCGATCTCGGCACGCGAAACCGACTGATCCATTTACCGCTCCGCTCCAAAAACAACAGGATCGTGGAGATCGTCGACGAAAAATCGGTCGAGGTTTGCAGGATGTTGTCCGAAGGGCGCGGCATGACGTTCTTGCCTGGCGTCAAGCTTACAGAAGAAGAAAAGAAAGAACTTGGCCTCGATGGCGACGACATGGTTGGAGGTATCCCGCAGCCGGATGACCAAGACCTCGACGAAAAGGGCATCGCGCGCCGACACACGGATAGCCGCCTCCAAACTAGACTGACATCAGAGGGGCTGCAGAAGCGGCTCTTCGACATTTGGTACGATAGCCGCACGCTGGAAGAGGAACAGGGTGTCAACATTCTCTATTTGGCTATCGGGCTTTTGCGTTGGTTCGAAGATGACAAGTCGGATGTCGAGCGAAACGCTCCGCTAATTCTGCTGCCAGTCAAGCTCGAACGAACATCCGCGTCTGAGCGCTTTACGCTCAAGGGGCGTGGCGAAGCGCCGTCAACCAACCTTTCTTTGCAAGAGAAACTCAACGGGGAATTTGGCATCAAGCTTCCTGACCTTCCCGACGATGATGATCTGAATGTCGAGAAGTATCTGCAGGTTGTCTCCGAGGCCGTCTCAGCAAAATCACGTTGGAACGTGATGGCCGACGCGATAGTGCTAGGTTTCTTTTCCTTCTCGAAGTTCCTGATGTATCGAGACCTTGATCCTGAGAATTGGCCGAGTGGCGACAAGCTCGATGAGCATCCGGTTGTTGCCGGTCTGTTGCGCGACGGCTTTCCTTACCGCGATTCTATTGTTCCGGAAACTGGTCGTATTGATGAGGAGATTACACCCGAGCGCATATCGCATGTCGTCGACGCAGATTCTTCCCAATCCATCGTCATCGAGGAAGCCACACGTGGCCATCATCTGGTCGTTAAAGGACCTCCAGGTACAGGCAAAAGCCAGACAATTACCAATATCATCGCTTCAGCTGCCGCAGAAGGAAAGCGCGTACTGTTTGTGGCGGAGAAAATGGCCGCTCTTGAGGTCGTGCACCGGCGTCTTCGCGACTCCGGTCTCGGCGCTCTCACTTTTGAACTGCATTCGAACAAAGCGAACAAAAAAGGCGTACTGGAAGAGCTGAGAAAAACTAAGGAACTAGTTACTCGGCAGCCGAAGTCCGACGTCACCGTGATTGAGCGGCTGAAGGACATCCAGGCGACTTTGAACGGCCACGCCGACCTGATGCATATTCGGCAGGATCCGAGCGGCCTGACTCCGTTTGCCCTCATCGGCCACCTTATGCGAACGCGAGATCATGGGATCGAAGGCTTCAATCTCAAGGACCCGCATACCTGGACGCCCGCTGATTTTCTGAAGCGAGTAGATTGTTGTGACGAGCTTGCCGATCGTCTCAGAACGACCGGAGCACCGCCTGATCACCCCTGGTACGGCGTGCAGCGCGACGCGCTAATGCCTGAGGACATCGACCGACTGTCGAAGGATGTTGGGGCTTTGCACGATGAACTCGGGGCTCTAATGGAAGCCTGCGAAACCACCCGTGCAATTCTCGAACTCAGATCCCCCAGCACCTTGGATGATATCGGTTTGCTGATGAAGATCAGCGAGGCGGCTGTCACCTTCCCTGGCGATAGATCGAAAATGATTGATGCCAACTGGGATGATCCCGCAGCGGTTGCGGAACTCGTCAACGAGGGGCAAAAACTGCGTGAGATAGTTGGCAAGATCGATGCCACTTTCTCGGAAGCCGCATGGGACGCGAACCCCGCGGAGACGCGATCTGCAATTGCTGCACACGGAGCCTCCCTATTCCGCTTCCTGAACGGAGGCTATCGGAGCCAGCTTTCCGTTCTTCGATCGTATATGAAGGCCGATCTACCCAAAGGGCAGAAAGCCCGGTTGGACGCCATTGATCTCCTCATGGCTGGACAGAAGCGGCGGAAGGCCATCGTTGCGCATAGCGAGCTTGGAAAATCAGTCTTTGGAAACGACTGGAAAGGCGAAGCGTCAGATTGGTCCAAGCTTTCACGGATCGTTTCGTGGGACATGCAATACCGCCCGGTGCTGGACGCCGAAGCCAGAACCAGGATTGCCAAGGTTTCCGATATTGCTGCTCTCAAAAACAGCCTGCTTGCTCTCGACGTTCACTATCGTGAAGTGGTTCGGCAGTGGGGAGAATTGGTCCAATTTATCGATCTCAACGAGCTTCATGCGATTGGGAGCAATGAGCTGGCGAAAGCGCCACTCGAAACAATCCGTGCAAAGGTCGACGCCTGGCACGCGAACGTCGAAAGCATTACGAAGTGGATTTCCTTCGTCGATAGATGCCACCACGCCTCGTCCCTGGGTCTGCAGGAAATAGTCGTTGCAACGACGGCGGGCCGCCTTGATGCTGCGTCGCTTAGGCCATCCATGGAACGTGCCTACTACCAGGCAATTCGCAACGCCTTTTTCGAAAAGATGCCCGAACTCAAGCGGTTCGACGGCGATCTGCACAGTCGTACGGTCGGAAAGTTTCGAGAGCTGGAGGCCGCACGAGTTAGCCTGACACGCGAAAAGATCGTGACCAGACATGCTGAAGAATTGCCACGTGGGAACGCCGGAATCGGGCCATTGGGAGTGCTGAACGCGGAACTGGCGAAGAAGAAAAATCATCTGCCCATCCGTATGCTTTTGGAACGCGCAGGACCGGCGATCCAGCAGATCAAACCGATTTTCATGATGAGCCCACTTTCGGTGGCTCAGTTCCTGAAGCCGGGCGCGGTGGCTTTCGATCTTCTGGTCATCGACGAGGCTTCACAGGTCGAGCCCGTCGACGCACTGGGCGCCATCGCGCGTGCCAAGCAGGTCGTGATCGTTGGCGACGAGCGTCAGCTTCCCCCTACCCGCTTCTTCGCCAAACTGACTACCGACATTAATGAGGCTGATGAGGACGCGGAGGATGTCACGCTACGAGCTCGCGACGCGGAATCCATTCTCGATCTCTGCCTCGCCAAGGGCATGCCCGACCGAATGTTGCGGTGGCACTATCGAAGCAAGCACCAATCCCTCATCGCGGTTTCCAACCGAGAATTCTACGACAACCGCCTGTTTATTGTCCCTAGCCCCTACGATGCGATCGCAGGCATGGGCCTGCGGTTCAACTATCTGCCGAATGCCCATTACGACCGGGGTAACACTCGGACGAACCCGATCGAGGCACGGACGGTTGCCGAAGCAGTCATTGCCCACGCTAGATCGAATCCGGGCCAATCGCTTGGCGTTGCAACGTTCAGCGTTGCTCAGCGGCAAGCCGTTTTGAAAGAGCTTGAACTCTTGCGACGACAGAATCCTGACGTCGAAGATTTCTTCAACAAAGTCTCGACTGAACCGTTCTTTGTGAAGAACCTGGAGAACATTCAGGGTGACGAGCGGGACGTGATTTTCATCTCGGTTGGCTATGGCCGGACCCAGCAAGGCTACATGTCCATGAGCTTTGGTCCGCTGAATAGCGATGGTGGTGAGCGGCGTCTTAACGTTTTGATCTCCCGGGCTAAATTGCGCTGCGAGGTATTCTCTTCGATTATCGGCGATGACATCGATCTTGAGCGCGTAAGGAGCCGGGGCGTCGTAGCGTTCAAACTCTTCCTGACCTTCGCTCAAACCGGAAAGTTTGGGATCGCCGAAGCGACGGGCAATGACGCGGACTCTGTATTCGAAGAGCAGGTTGGCGATCGGCTCCGGAGCTTGGGCTACGATGTCAAAAACCAGATCGGATCGGCGGGCTTTTTCGTGGATCTCGCGATTTCCGACGCTGAAAAGCCAGGCCGGTTCGTGCTCGGCATAGAGTGCGATGGCTATCAATACCATTCGTCGCGATCTGCAAGAGATCGCGATCGGTTGAGGCAGAATGTTCTCGAAAGCCATGGATGGATCATCCATAGGATCTGGTCGACAGATTGGTATCTGCGTCCGCAAGACGAGCTCAACAAAGTCGTTGCTGCAATCGAGTCGGCGAAGGGTGAATGGCGTGCCCGCGATGAAGATCTTGCCCGACCAAAGCAAGCAGTTCCCCTCCACTTCACCGCCGAGGAGCGGGAAGATGTCGACGTGGTAACGGCACATGCCGCGCCCGAACGGAAACAAATCTCTATACCTTACGAAGAAGCCAAAATCGCCGTTCGAAGGGACTGCGAGCCTCACGAGGTCAGTGTCGGCGAAATGGCCCGCTACGTTACCTCCGTGGTTGTTGCTGAATGTCCGATCCATAACAGCGAAGTCGTTGTCCGCATCCGTTCTGCATGGGGCCTGGCACGAGCCGGAAATCGTATACGGGACGCAGTCGAAGCTGGTCTGTCCGCAGCGGTACGATCCGGCTCAATCGTTGGGCATGATGGTTTCTACACGGTGGCGAACAAGGAAATCCTGATTCGAGACCGTTCCGACGCTTCCCTAAGTGTGCGTCGTCCGGAAGCGCTACCTCCTACTGAGATCGCGGCAGCGGCCATTGCCGTTTTGAAGGAAAATTTCGGGGCATCCAAGGATCAACTCGTCCTGCTAGGGTGTTCGGCTTCCTATCGACCAGCTCTCAACTGA
- a CDS encoding transposase, protein MDLRNDLTGHFSRMEIVDSGRRRRFTDEAKLAIVAESYNGPRQVTATAQRHGITRWQLNAWRRAAREGRLVPRSANGFVPAIVVTEPNVANTPPAATVAVPPSVTAPGRMEVVSANGRRVIVGRDVDVDVLLRLICGLETLR, encoded by the coding sequence ATGGACTTGAGGAATGATCTCACCGGGCATTTCAGCCGGATGGAGATTGTCGATAGCGGGCGTCGCCGGCGTTTCACGGATGAAGCGAAGCTGGCGATCGTGGCTGAGAGTTATAACGGCCCGCGACAGGTGACGGCCACGGCGCAGCGTCATGGGATCACGCGCTGGCAGTTGAATGCCTGGCGCAGGGCCGCGCGGGAAGGACGGCTTGTCCCCCGCTCGGCGAACGGATTTGTTCCAGCGATCGTTGTTACCGAGCCTAATGTTGCGAATACGCCACCTGCGGCGACTGTCGCTGTGCCGCCTTCTGTCACCGCGCCCGGTCGCATGGAGGTGGTGAGTGCGAACGGCCGGCGTGTGATCGTCGGTCGGGATGTCGACGTGGACGTCCTGCTGCGGCTCATTTGTGGTCTGGAGACGTTGCGATGA
- the tnpB gene encoding IS66 family insertion sequence element accessory protein TnpB (TnpB, as the term is used for proteins encoded by IS66 family insertion elements, is considered an accessory protein, since TnpC, encoded by a neighboring gene, is a DDE family transposase.), which produces MNPFPMGTGVKVWLATGHTDMRCGFPSLALRVQEVLKHDPLGGHLFCFRGRRGDLVKLIWHDGQGACLFTKKLERGRFIWPNVEGGAVAISAAQLSYLLSGIDWRAPQETWRPTRV; this is translated from the coding sequence ATGAACCCGTTTCCGATGGGAACGGGGGTCAAGGTGTGGCTGGCGACGGGACATACAGACATGCGGTGCGGCTTTCCTTCGCTGGCCCTTCGGGTGCAGGAGGTGTTGAAACATGACCCTCTGGGCGGTCATCTGTTCTGCTTCAGGGGTCGACGAGGTGATCTGGTAAAATTAATTTGGCATGACGGCCAAGGCGCCTGCCTGTTCACGAAAAAATTGGAGCGCGGGCGGTTTATCTGGCCCAATGTTGAAGGCGGCGCCGTCGCGATCTCGGCCGCACAGCTTTCTTATTTGCTGTCGGGAATTGACTGGCGGGCGCCGCAGGAAACCTGGCGTCCGACACGGGTTTGA
- a CDS encoding IS66 family transposase: MSLPPLSLPDDLASAHAALLAEREARLQAEAEATKAKAELSSIEALNAHLQLLIAKLERDKHGPSRERTQRLIDQMELQLEELVADATEDELASEAASAKSQTVRAFTRKRPVRKPWPDNIERERVVIEAPGACIHCGSERLSKLGEDTTETLEEIPRRFKVVETVRDKFTCRECGCISQAPAPFHATPRGFLGPNLLATIVFDKFSEHQPLNRQSRRFRSEGIDLSTQTLADQVGYVSAAVKPLFDLIETHVFAAERLHGDDTTIPILAKGQCITGRIWTYVCDDRPFGGQSPPAAVFYASSDRRGEHPQRHLAEFKGILQADCYNGFNPLFDRTKKQIPVTPAFCFAHARRKFFELADVSRSARRGKGARPVSATALEAVKRIDALFAIERDINGTSAEERLAVRQEKSKPLLIELEAWLRQEQEGLSRSSPVIEPINYMLSRWVDFARYADDGRICMTNNAAERALRGVACGRKNWSFAGSDRGADRAAIMLTLITTARLNDIDPKVWLADVLARIAELPVSRLHELLPWEWKVIKAMEIPAAA, from the coding sequence ATGTCATTGCCACCGCTTTCCCTTCCGGACGATCTTGCCAGCGCCCACGCCGCGCTGCTGGCGGAACGCGAGGCGCGGTTGCAGGCGGAGGCCGAAGCGACCAAAGCCAAGGCAGAGCTTTCCAGCATCGAGGCGCTCAACGCCCATCTGCAATTGCTGATCGCCAAGTTGGAACGCGACAAACACGGTCCGAGCCGGGAGCGCACCCAGCGGCTGATCGACCAGATGGAATTGCAGCTCGAAGAGCTGGTCGCCGACGCGACCGAGGACGAGCTTGCGTCCGAAGCGGCCTCTGCCAAAAGCCAGACCGTTCGGGCCTTCACTCGCAAGCGGCCGGTGCGCAAACCCTGGCCGGACAATATCGAGCGGGAACGTGTCGTCATCGAAGCTCCTGGCGCCTGCATCCATTGCGGTAGCGAACGGCTGTCGAAGCTGGGCGAGGATACTACCGAGACGCTGGAGGAGATCCCACGCCGCTTCAAGGTGGTCGAGACCGTCCGGGATAAGTTTACTTGCCGGGAGTGCGGCTGCATCAGCCAGGCGCCGGCGCCGTTCCATGCCACACCGCGCGGCTTTCTCGGCCCCAACCTTCTCGCCACTATAGTCTTCGACAAATTCTCCGAGCATCAGCCGCTCAACCGCCAGAGCCGGCGTTTCCGCAGCGAGGGAATTGATCTGTCCACCCAGACGCTTGCCGACCAGGTTGGCTACGTCAGCGCCGCCGTCAAGCCGCTCTTCGATCTCATCGAGACGCACGTGTTTGCGGCCGAGCGATTGCATGGCGACGACACCACTATCCCGATTCTCGCCAAAGGGCAGTGCATCACCGGCCGGATCTGGACCTACGTTTGCGACGATAGGCCCTTTGGGGGACAGTCGCCACCGGCCGCCGTCTTCTACGCCTCCAGCGACCGGCGTGGCGAACATCCACAACGACATCTGGCCGAGTTCAAAGGCATTCTGCAAGCTGACTGCTATAATGGCTTCAATCCGCTCTTTGATCGTACGAAGAAACAAATACCGGTGACGCCGGCTTTCTGTTTTGCCCACGCGCGCCGGAAGTTCTTCGAGCTGGCCGACGTCTCTCGCAGTGCGCGCCGCGGTAAAGGCGCACGGCCTGTCTCGGCGACGGCGTTGGAAGCGGTTAAACGCATCGACGCGTTGTTTGCCATCGAGCGCGATATCAACGGCACAAGCGCCGAGGAGCGGCTTGCCGTGCGCCAGGAAAAGAGCAAGCCGCTGCTCATCGAGTTGGAGGCCTGGTTGCGCCAGGAACAGGAGGGCCTCTCACGCTCCTCACCGGTCATCGAACCGATCAACTACATGCTGTCGCGCTGGGTCGATTTTGCCAGATACGCCGATGACGGCAGGATTTGCATGACGAATAACGCGGCGGAAAGAGCCCTGCGCGGCGTGGCTTGCGGCAGAAAAAATTGGAGCTTCGCCGGTTCCGATCGCGGCGCCGACCGGGCCGCCATCATGCTGACCCTGATTACGACGGCTCGCCTCAACGACATCGATCCAAAGGTCTGGCTTGCCGACGTGCTGGCCCGCATCGCCGAGCTTCCCGTCTCCCGCCTGCATGAGCTCTTGCCTTGGGAGTGGAAGGTGATCAAGGCGATGGAAATCCCGGCTGCCGCGTAA